Proteins co-encoded in one Paracrocinitomix mangrovi genomic window:
- a CDS encoding VanZ family protein, whose product MKSLNDKTRFIVGIIYVFFFIYLLFFAPFRHNTLTEVNLIPFKTTAEQLSPFFNSNDTVSVEYFLYICLMIFGNLLFLLPIPILFQLDWKGTKKWAAIILLPIIIELIQYFFQVGSADIDDIIFNSTGFALGFWLRKKRF is encoded by the coding sequence ATGAAATCTTTGAATGATAAAACCAGATTTATTGTTGGAATCATTTATGTTTTCTTCTTTATTTATCTTCTATTCTTTGCTCCATTTAGGCATAATACTTTAACAGAAGTTAATCTCATTCCGTTCAAAACAACGGCCGAACAATTAAGCCCATTCTTTAATTCTAATGACACAGTAAGTGTTGAATATTTCCTTTATATCTGCTTAATGATATTTGGAAACCTGTTATTTCTGTTGCCCATTCCCATTTTGTTTCAATTGGATTGGAAGGGAACAAAAAAATGGGCAGCTATAATTTTGCTACCCATTATTATAGAATTAATTCAATATTTCTTTCAGGTAGGCTCGGCCGATATTGATGACATTATTTTCAACTCAACTGGCTTTGCCTTAGGTTTTTGGCTGCGTAAAAAACGTTTTTAA
- a CDS encoding aminotransferase class V-fold PLP-dependent enzyme, protein MKSIFTLREDIHYLNHGSFGAVPKVVFETYQNFQKELAAEPLQFMIKNGPAHMEVSKKALADYINCDYTDLVYVTNPTTAINIVARSLKLNEGDEILTTNHEYGAMDRTWNYYCRKVGAKYVQQEIPIPIQSKEDFLQHFWKGLTTNTKVIFISQITSATALIFPVKEICDRARELGILTIVDGAHVPAHIPLDIKELNADIYTGACHKWMMSPLGSSFLHVKKEHQTWIDPLIISWGYEAQFPSESQFQDYHQMQGTRDFSAFLTTPACLQFIKENDWETKTAEAKKILHNYYPIVAKEIDSKPIAPLENEFLGQIVSIPIRTPNAQELKGILYNQYKIEIPVFDNMGPGKFLRISYQPYNTEDDMNALIDALRKIKTSTSLIQ, encoded by the coding sequence ATGAAGTCAATATTTACACTTAGAGAAGATATACATTATCTTAATCATGGTTCCTTTGGGGCAGTTCCAAAAGTTGTTTTTGAAACATATCAGAACTTTCAAAAAGAGCTGGCTGCAGAACCGCTTCAGTTCATGATAAAAAATGGGCCTGCTCATATGGAAGTTTCCAAAAAAGCATTGGCGGATTACATTAATTGTGACTATACTGATTTGGTTTATGTTACCAATCCAACAACGGCCATTAACATTGTTGCCCGAAGTTTAAAACTCAATGAAGGAGATGAAATATTGACTACTAACCATGAGTACGGCGCAATGGATCGTACCTGGAACTATTACTGCAGAAAAGTAGGAGCCAAATATGTTCAGCAAGAAATTCCTATCCCCATTCAATCAAAAGAAGACTTTCTTCAACATTTTTGGAAAGGCTTGACCACTAACACCAAGGTGATTTTCATCTCCCAAATTACAAGTGCAACAGCTTTGATATTTCCGGTAAAAGAGATTTGTGATAGGGCCAGAGAATTGGGAATATTAACTATAGTTGACGGCGCCCATGTACCAGCTCATATTCCTTTAGATATTAAAGAATTAAATGCGGACATCTATACCGGAGCTTGTCATAAATGGATGATGTCCCCTTTAGGCAGTTCATTTTTACATGTAAAAAAAGAACATCAAACATGGATAGATCCCCTAATAATTAGCTGGGGTTATGAAGCACAATTCCCTTCTGAATCGCAGTTTCAAGATTATCATCAAATGCAGGGGACAAGAGATTTTTCAGCTTTTTTAACTACACCAGCTTGTCTACAGTTTATTAAGGAAAATGACTGGGAAACCAAAACAGCTGAAGCTAAAAAGATATTGCATAACTATTATCCAATTGTGGCAAAAGAAATAGACAGTAAACCTATTGCACCATTAGAAAATGAGTTTCTGGGCCAAATTGTAAGTATTCCTATTCGTACACCAAATGCTCAAGAGCTAAAAGGAATATTATACAATCAATATAAAATTGAAATACCAGTTTTTGACAATATGGGACCTGGGAAGTTTTTGCGCATTTCATATCAACCATATAATACTGAAGATGATATGAATGCTCTTATTGATGCACTTAGAAAAATCAAAACTTCCACCTCTTTGATTCAATGA